The stretch of DNA GCTGAGGCCGAGCGTGCACGATCTGGCGGCAGCCTTCTGCCTGGTGCTGGTGCTCGAGGGCGTGGTGCCCTTCCTGAGTCCGGCCATGCTGCGCCGCACGGCGGCCCTGACCAGCCAGATGCCGGACCGGGCGCTGCGCCTGGCCGGTCTGGGCAGCATGCTGGTCGGCCTGCTGCTGCTGCAGCTGGTGCGCTGAAGGGTCGCCGATGCGCTGGTTGTTGCCGCCCGGCATTGAGGATTTGCTGCCGCCGCAGGCGCAGGCGCTGGAAGGCGCACGGCGGCGCTTGCTGGACCTGTTCGCCGCCTGGGGCTACCGGCTGGTGATGCCGCCGCTGGTGGAATACGCCGACGCGCTGCTGACCGGCACCGGGGCGGATCTGGCGCAGCAGACCTTTCAGGTCACCGACCCGCTGTCCGGGCGGCTGCTGGCCATCCGCGCCGACATCACGCCGCAGGTGGCACGCATCGATGCCCGCGACAGCGACCCGGCGCCGGCCCGGCTGTGTTATCTGGGCTCGGTGCTGACGGCGCAGGAAGCCGCCCCCAGCGCCTGCCGCAACCCCATGCAGGTCGGCGCCGAGCTGTACGGTCACGGCGGCCCGGAGAGCGACGTCGAGGTGCTGCGCCTGATGCTGGCCACGCTGCGCAGCGCGGGCCATGACAGCACCCATGTGGACTTGGGCCACGTCGGCATCTTCGGCGGCCTGAGCCACGCCGCGGGTCTGGACACCGACGCCGAGCACACACTGTTCGAGCTGCTGCAGCGCAAGGCGCGGGCCGACATCGCCGACTTCGTGGCGGGCCTGGGCCTGGCACCGGCGATGCGGGACTGGTTCGTTCATCTGCCGCAGTGCTTTGGCCCCATCGAGCGGCTGCCGGCGCTGCGCGCCATGCTGCCCGGCGTGCCGGAGCCGGTGCTTGCAGCGCTGGACGAGCTCGAAACCATCAGCCACCTGCTGCTGCGTTTCGAGCCGCAGCTGCCGCTGTTCGTGGACCTGGCCGAGCTGCGCGGCTACCACTACCACACCGGCATCGTGTTCGCCGCCTACGGCGCCGGCTACGGCCAGGCCATGGCCTGGGGTGGCCGCTATGATGGCGTCGGCGGGGTCTTCGGCCGCGCCCGCCCGGCCACCGGCTTCAGTGCCGACCTGAAACGACTGCTGGGCGCGCCGGCACCGCAGGCTCTGCCGGTGCTGGCGCCCTGGTCCAGTGACCCCACACTCACGGAACTGGTCGAACGCCTGCGGGCGGACGGCCGAACCGTGGTCTATGAACTCCCCGGCAGCGACACTGGCCCGGTCGGCGCACGCATCGTGCAGCGCGACGGCGGCTGGGCGCTGCAAGACGCAGGATAGGCAGATGGCGAAGAACGTTGTCGTGATCGGCACCCAGTGGGGTGACGAGGGCAAGGGCAAGGTGGTCGACCTGCTGACCGAGCAGGCCGCCGCGGTGGTGCGCTTCCAGGGCGGCCACAACGCCGGCCACACGGTGGTGGTGGGCGGCGTCAAGACGGTGCTGCACCTGCTGCCGTCGGGCATCCTGCGCCCCGGCGTGCTGTGCCTGATCGGCAACGGCGTGGTGCTGGCGCCCGATGCGCTGCTCAAGGAGATTGCAGAGGTGGAAGCGGCCGGCGTCGACGTGCGCTCGCGCCTGCGCATCAGCCCGGCCTGCCCGCTGATCCTGCCCTGTCACGTGGCGCTCGACCAGGCGCGCGAGCTGGCGCTGGGCGCCGACAAGATCGGCACCACCGGCCGCGGCATCGGCCCGGCCTACGAGGACAAGGCGGCCCGCCGCGCGCTGCGCATGGG from Immundisolibacter sp. encodes:
- a CDS encoding DUF2065 family protein; the protein is MHDLAAAFCLVLVLEGVVPFLSPAMLRRTAALTSQMPDRALRLAGLGSMLVGLLLLQLVR
- a CDS encoding ATP phosphoribosyltransferase regulatory subunit codes for the protein MRWLLPPGIEDLLPPQAQALEGARRRLLDLFAAWGYRLVMPPLVEYADALLTGTGADLAQQTFQVTDPLSGRLLAIRADITPQVARIDARDSDPAPARLCYLGSVLTAQEAAPSACRNPMQVGAELYGHGGPESDVEVLRLMLATLRSAGHDSTHVDLGHVGIFGGLSHAAGLDTDAEHTLFELLQRKARADIADFVAGLGLAPAMRDWFVHLPQCFGPIERLPALRAMLPGVPEPVLAALDELETISHLLLRFEPQLPLFVDLAELRGYHYHTGIVFAAYGAGYGQAMAWGGRYDGVGGVFGRARPATGFSADLKRLLGAPAPQALPVLAPWSSDPTLTELVERLRADGRTVVYELPGSDTGPVGARIVQRDGGWALQDAG